Within Eggerthella sp. YY7918, the genomic segment ACTTCGAATTAACATGGCCCACGTCCCTGCCCTTAACTTTCCTAAACTTCTCAGACGCGGATTCAAGAACATGAACCTTCGCTCCTCCTTCCGCGGCAGCAAGAGCAGCTTGGATCCCCGCGTTTCCTCCGCCGCAAACGATGATATCGCCTTCAAAGGTTTCGGTAACATCGGCATCACTGATCTCGGGAGGTGCGCCCAGCCAGTCTATGCCCGTCTGATAATAGTCATTCGGGTTGCCCGAACCGCTACCTGCCGAATCGGTGGTACCTGTATCAGACTTGCTGGGAGTTGCCGAGGGTGCGCAACCCTGCAAAGCGACAGCGCTCGCCAAACCAGCGCTTACGGCCAAGCCGGCTCCCAAAACGGCGCCGCCCTTTAGTAGATCCCTTCTTGAAACGTCCATGTTCGCCCCTTTCACCTCTCCTGATGCATCATCGTCGGGTTATAACCTCTATCGTTCTATAGTTATATATCACCCGATTCTTGCATAGTAATGCATTATATAGTTCTATGTCAATATACTTTTACACGAGAGCAAGCAACGCCTGCCCCACGTAATCGGCGCTCGTCCCTGCAAAGAGAAACAGAAATCGCAAGGCGCAATCGCCCACCACGGTGAATAGGGCACCGACGACGAGAATCCTCCACCCCACCCTGCTTTTCACGAAGAGACTCAGTATCGACGAAAAGAGCGGCACCACAATCCCACCCGCAACCACAAGTCCCCAGAACGGCAAAGCGTACGCGCCGAACACAAGCAGTTCGGCCGATGCCTCAACAGCGAATTGCTGCGCAGGAAGCGATCCCGATCCGCCTTGAATCATGTTCGTCATGTACAGGAACAGCAGCACGCCCTCAACTGTTGCTGCGCCAATAACAAGACCCGCAATAAGCCGACGCTTTCTACGTGAAACCTTTTTGGCGCTTTTCGTAAGAGCTACAAGCGCCGTAACGGTATTTATCCCCGCTCCAAGCGCACTCACGACGAACAGACACGGCAACAGATATGAATTCCAAAAAGGAACACCCGGTGCCGCCCTGAGCAGCATGCCTGTGTAAAACGCAACAATAAAAGCCGGTACAAGACCGATAAGCGAGCAAACCTTCAGCACTTTACCGCGCAGACCAGGGTAGGTTTCCCACACGCTGGAAAGCAGTCGCGACGTCGTTTTCGTTGTCAGAAAAGCGGTAACGAAGAATATGATAAGAGCCGCCGCCGCACTCCATGCGCCCCACGCCATCCACGAGGTGAGATGACTGAAACTCCGCCACATGAGCAGCGCCCTGCCGGGATGAACAACTTCAGCGAGCAGCGAAAGCAACCCGAAAGCGATGCACGCCACGCAAACCCAGTAAGAAATCGCTATCGTTCGCCGATGACGCTTGCGCCGCACCATTCCCAGCAAGGTCGCAGCAATAAACACCCCAGCGCCCAAGCCTCCGAGAAAAAGATAGAGCGCGACTTGCCATCCCCATGTCGTTTGGAGTTCGATCATGCACGATCCTCGCCGTATTTCGTCATCGAAGGCCTCTCATATCCGAGTCACGACAGATAAAACGATGGTTCAGTAGGAGCCTCCAGCAGGCTGACCTTCCCAACCTTCTTTTCTGCCTGAAGACGGAGATCTTCGAGCTCTCCGTAATGAAGCGCCTTTGTCGGACAGGCTTGCACGCAATAGGGTTCTTGGTCAGGCTCCACACCGGCACCAAGACAACAATCGCACTTATCCATACCACGCGACGTGTAATTTGGTATCCCAAAGGGACAGGACTCGTGACAATACTTGCAGCCGATACAGCGATCTAGGTCCACCACCACAATGCCATCTGCGCGTTTACTTAAAGCGCTAGCTGGGCAAACAGATACGCAGGCAGGTTGGGCGCACTGCATGCACGAAATCGAGACAAAACGCGATTCGCCCTGATCGAAGTGGTACGAGATAAGTTTTCTGCGCGCTTCGCAGTCATCGGGGGTGCCGTTCGCCTCTTGGCAGGCCGCCACACACGACGCGCACCCCACGCAGGTTTTGGAATCCATCCAAAAGCCGTATTGAGTGCGCTTCTTCGGAGGGGCCGTCGAAGAGACGACTGAATCAGAAGGCGAGCAGGAGTAAAGCGTCGCCATAGATGCCGCAGCAGCGCAGGCTGTCGCCACTGCGGAGCGTCGCGTGACCGAGCGTACCGATTTCATACGATCCACACCCGCTCCTCCCCTCAACGAGCGTAGCGCTTCGCGCTTCTTAGATGTGACTTCGCCCAGAACAGCAGCTCTCTGTTGATTGTTCGTAAGCGATATAATACTATATCATTTGCCGATAAAGAAAGGCTTCCTCATGGATCCGTTCGACTCCTATAAAATCGATAAGAAGAGCGATATCCCGATCTGGGTACAGCTAAAACAGCGTCTCATCTACCTCATTATGTCGGGTTCATACAAACCAGGCGATCAGCTTCCAACAGTAAGAGAGCTGGCCGTACAACTTGACATTAACTACCACACCGTGAACAAGGTCTATCACGAGTTGGAAGGCAGCGGCCTTATCGAAGTGCAGGCCGGACGAGGGTCTCATGTCGCCGATCCGGGCAATTCGAAGTTCGTCACGTACGAAGGCGAGCCCCATATGATAACGGCCGAATACGTCGCTAAGCTTCTGCAGCTAGGCATGACCGCCGAAGAGGTTGTTCGGATGGTGGCAAATCATCTGGATATCGACATCGCCATCAATTCGCCTTCAGAAAGCAAGCCCGTAAAAGAGAGATCGCATCGTGTCGG encodes:
- the nrfD gene encoding NrfD/PsrC family molybdoenzyme membrane anchor subunit, yielding MIELQTTWGWQVALYLFLGGLGAGVFIAATLLGMVRRKRHRRTIAISYWVCVACIAFGLLSLLAEVVHPGRALLMWRSFSHLTSWMAWGAWSAAAALIIFFVTAFLTTKTTSRLLSSVWETYPGLRGKVLKVCSLIGLVPAFIVAFYTGMLLRAAPGVPFWNSYLLPCLFVVSALGAGINTVTALVALTKSAKKVSRRKRRLIAGLVIGAATVEGVLLFLYMTNMIQGGSGSLPAQQFAVEASAELLVFGAYALPFWGLVVAGGIVVPLFSSILSLFVKSRVGWRILVVGALFTVVGDCALRFLFLFAGTSADYVGQALLALV
- a CDS encoding 4Fe-4S dicluster domain-containing protein, which produces MKSVRSVTRRSAVATACAAAASMATLYSCSPSDSVVSSTAPPKKRTQYGFWMDSKTCVGCASCVAACQEANGTPDDCEARRKLISYHFDQGESRFVSISCMQCAQPACVSVCPASALSKRADGIVVVDLDRCIGCKYCHESCPFGIPNYTSRGMDKCDCCLGAGVEPDQEPYCVQACPTKALHYGELEDLRLQAEKKVGKVSLLEAPTEPSFYLS
- a CDS encoding GntR family transcriptional regulator; translation: MDPFDSYKIDKKSDIPIWVQLKQRLIYLIMSGSYKPGDQLPTVRELAVQLDINYHTVNKVYHELEGSGLIEVQAGRGSHVADPGNSKFVTYEGEPHMITAEYVAKLLQLGMTAEEVVRMVANHLDIDIAINSPSESKPVKERSHRVG